The following are from one region of the Candidatus Bathyarchaeia archaeon genome:
- a CDS encoding mRNA surveillance protein pelota, with protein sequence MDRYGCRRHALMGYCRSSATTQGDARELKILKMDLRRGVVSVLLETNEDLWTLYNLLEKGDLAFAKTSRDIKSEGIGRPSSFRRQVSLWIRVERVYLDRSTNRLRVHGIVHEAPEDLGIKGSHHTLSLSLGDRVSIAKMDWKRHHLERLERARSKVEPLTIAAIDLEECAIGTIRPYGVEIKAEIRSNLPGKLEHSKREQAIRSYFSDIAEGLESATSGTEGKFAIVGPGLAKESFLNYLRSARPKLLERLMAVGQASSGGIAGVHEALRSGALREAMREARIMEEIDAVNEVLRRLSASSGDVSYGPDEVEEDAKVGAVEALLVCGGLLREADEELRARLEAIIRAVEDKGGRVLIVSEEHEGGKALSSLGGLAALLRFRRH encoded by the coding sequence ATGGATCGATACGGCTGCCGTAGGCATGCCTTAATGGGCTATTGCCGAAGCTCGGCCACAACCCAAGGGGATGCACGCGAATTGAAAATCCTCAAGATGGACTTAAGGAGGGGGGTCGTGAGCGTTCTATTGGAAACCAACGAGGATCTATGGACCCTCTACAACCTGCTCGAGAAGGGGGATTTGGCCTTCGCCAAGACCAGCAGGGATATAAAATCCGAGGGCATCGGCCGCCCATCGAGCTTCAGGAGACAAGTATCCCTTTGGATTAGGGTGGAACGGGTTTACTTGGATAGATCGACCAACAGGTTGAGGGTGCACGGCATCGTGCATGAGGCGCCGGAGGACCTTGGCATAAAGGGATCCCATCATACCCTCAGCCTCTCGCTTGGGGATCGCGTTTCCATAGCTAAAATGGATTGGAAGAGGCACCATTTGGAGAGGCTGGAGAGGGCGAGATCAAAGGTTGAGCCCTTGACGATCGCGGCCATTGATCTCGAGGAATGCGCCATAGGGACCATTAGGCCCTATGGAGTAGAGATCAAGGCCGAGATCAGGTCCAATCTCCCGGGGAAGCTCGAGCATTCAAAGCGCGAGCAAGCAATTAGATCCTATTTCTCCGACATAGCCGAGGGGTTGGAATCAGCGACATCCGGCACCGAAGGGAAATTCGCCATCGTGGGCCCGGGATTGGCAAAGGAATCGTTCCTGAACTACCTGAGGAGCGCTCGCCCAAAGCTCCTCGAGCGCCTAATGGCCGTGGGCCAAGCAAGTTCCGGTGGCATCGCTGGCGTCCATGAGGCCTTGAGGAGCGGGGCTTTGAGGGAGGCCATGAGGGAGGCGAGGATCATGGAAGAAATAGATGCCGTTAACGAGGTCCTGAGGAGGCTCAGCGCCTCTTCCGGGGATGTATCCTACGGCCCGGATGAGGTGGAGGAGGACGCCAAGGTGGGGGCCGTCGAGGCTCTCTTGGTATGCGGCGGATTGCTTCGCGAGGCCGATGAGGAGCTCAGGGCGCGGCTCGAGGCAATTATCAGGGCCGTTGAGGATAAGGGGGGAAGGGTACTTATCGTAAGCGAGGAGCACGAAGGCGGCAAGGCCCTTTCATCCCTAGGCGGATTGGCGGCCCTCCTGAGGTTTAGGAGGCATTAA
- a CDS encoding peroxiredoxin has translation MILLGENFPEIIVKTTHGDIKLPEHYAGKWFILFSHPGDFTPVCTTEFFAFQKRYDEFRKLNCELIGLSIDQTFSHIKWVEWIREKLGVDIEFPIIADDTGEVSKRLGMIHVAKGTNTVRAVFVVDPNGVVRLIIYYPQEIGRNIDEVLRALRALQISDANKVAVPANWPNNELIGDKVIIPPARTLKDAMDRLERIKRKEIEGYDWWFSFKKL, from the coding sequence ATGATTCTCCTCGGAGAGAATTTTCCGGAAATAATCGTAAAGACTACTCATGGCGACATAAAGCTACCGGAGCATTACGCTGGGAAATGGTTCATCCTTTTTTCGCATCCGGGGGACTTCACGCCTGTATGCACGACCGAGTTCTTCGCATTCCAAAAGCGATATGATGAGTTCAGGAAGTTGAATTGTGAGCTCATCGGACTTAGCATCGATCAAACGTTCAGCCACATAAAGTGGGTTGAGTGGATAAGGGAGAAGCTCGGAGTCGATATAGAATTTCCCATCATCGCGGACGATACCGGCGAGGTCTCTAAGAGATTGGGGATGATACACGTGGCGAAGGGAACCAATACCGTGAGGGCGGTCTTCGTGGTGGATCCCAATGGTGTCGTGAGGTTAATAATTTATTATCCGCAGGAAATCGGGAGGAACATCGATGAGGTCCTGAGGGCCTTGAGGGCGTTGCAGATTAGCGATGCCAATAAGGTTGCAGTTCCAGCGAATTGGCCTAACAATGAGTTGATTGGGGATAAGGTGATAATCCCGCCGGCAAGGACCCTCAAGGATGCCATGGATAGGCTTGAGAGGATCAAGAGGAAGGAAATTGAAGGCTACGATTGGTGGTTCTCCTTCAAGAAGCTTTGA
- a CDS encoding TrkA family potassium uptake protein: MRIVIVGAGRIGRHLAKSMSAKHEVVVIESDERRGRALSSETDALVIIGDATRIETFRDAEVDKADVFVALTDHDETNLLACVLAKEMGVPRLIARISDPTLASTFERLGIEEAICPETIAANLIEGAISGYHMVARILSSKTGDAILLSVTVEGGSKADGKKISELEIPKASSIIAIYKGDSLEFPNGNTELSEGQKVLILAPAKDADKLKSLFLK, translated from the coding sequence TTGAGGATAGTCATAGTGGGCGCCGGCAGGATTGGGCGGCACTTGGCCAAATCCATGTCAGCCAAACATGAAGTCGTGGTCATAGAGTCGGATGAAAGGCGCGGAAGGGCCCTTTCATCTGAAACGGATGCGCTCGTCATAATAGGGGATGCCACCCGAATCGAAACGTTTCGCGATGCCGAGGTAGATAAAGCGGACGTCTTCGTAGCCCTGACCGATCACGACGAAACAAATCTCTTGGCCTGCGTCTTGGCGAAGGAGATGGGCGTCCCTAGGTTGATAGCGAGGATATCGGACCCAACCCTCGCCAGCACGTTCGAGAGGCTGGGGATAGAGGAGGCCATATGCCCGGAGACGATAGCCGCGAACTTGATCGAAGGCGCCATCTCCGGATACCACATGGTCGCTCGGATCCTCTCCTCCAAGACGGGCGATGCGATCCTCCTATCGGTTACTGTGGAGGGGGGCTCCAAGGCCGATGGCAAGAAGATAAGCGAGCTGGAGATCCCGAAGGCCTCCTCGATAATCGCCATATACAAGGGGGATTCCTTGGAGTTCCCCAATGGAAACACGGAGCTCTCCGAGGGCCAAAAGGTCTTAATCCTAGCGCCGGCTAAGGATGCCGACAAGTTGAAATCCCTATTCCTTAAATGA
- the tuf gene encoding translation elongation factor EF-1 subunit alpha, producing the protein MSMLSKPHLNVVVIGHVDHGKSTLMGHLLYKSGIIDQKTIDTYAKESEKLGAGETFKFAWVLDRLKEERERGVTIDLSFQKFETPKYFFTIIDCPGHKDFIKNMITGTSQADCAILVASAKKGEFEVGIGPGGQTREHAYLARTLGVGQLVVAINKIDDPSVNYSQERYEECKKELQGLLKVVGYDVSKINFVPTSGWVGDNLVEPSPKTPWYKGPTLVKALDEFTVPPKPLDKPLRLPVQDVYSITGVGTVPVGRVETGVLKEGDRVVFMPAGIEGEVKSIETHHVRIPKAEPGDNIGFNVRGVSKDQIHRGDVVGHPDNPPTVAKEFIGQIIVINHPTAIAAGYTPVLHAHTVTMATTFVELISKIDPRTGQVTEEKPSFLKTGDGAIVRLRPVRPIVIEPFQQFPQLGRFAIRDMGITVAVGVVKEVTEKG; encoded by the coding sequence ATGAGCATGCTATCGAAGCCGCACCTAAACGTGGTGGTCATAGGCCACGTGGATCACGGCAAGAGCACCCTGATGGGGCACTTGCTATATAAATCCGGCATCATAGATCAAAAGACGATAGATACCTATGCAAAGGAGTCGGAGAAGCTGGGAGCCGGGGAAACATTCAAATTCGCTTGGGTCCTCGATAGGCTGAAGGAGGAGAGGGAAAGGGGGGTCACGATAGACCTATCCTTCCAAAAGTTCGAGACCCCGAAGTATTTCTTCACGATCATCGATTGCCCCGGCCATAAAGACTTCATAAAGAACATGATAACCGGGACAAGCCAAGCCGATTGCGCCATCTTGGTCGCTTCCGCGAAGAAGGGCGAGTTCGAGGTCGGTATAGGGCCCGGGGGGCAGACAAGGGAGCACGCCTATTTGGCTAGGACCTTGGGCGTGGGCCAACTCGTGGTGGCCATAAACAAGATCGATGATCCCTCGGTCAACTATAGCCAAGAGCGATATGAGGAGTGCAAGAAGGAGTTGCAGGGGCTTTTGAAGGTGGTCGGCTACGATGTATCGAAGATAAACTTCGTGCCCACGTCGGGATGGGTCGGGGATAACCTCGTCGAGCCAAGCCCCAAGACGCCTTGGTATAAGGGCCCCACCTTGGTGAAGGCCTTGGATGAGTTCACGGTCCCGCCGAAGCCCTTGGATAAGCCGCTAAGGCTGCCCGTTCAGGACGTCTACAGCATAACGGGCGTTGGAACGGTTCCTGTCGGGAGGGTTGAAACTGGTGTCCTCAAGGAAGGTGACAGGGTGGTGTTCATGCCCGCGGGAATCGAGGGTGAGGTGAAATCCATAGAGACCCATCACGTTAGGATCCCGAAGGCCGAGCCCGGGGATAACATAGGCTTCAACGTCAGGGGCGTTTCCAAGGATCAGATCCACAGGGGGGACGTCGTGGGCCATCCGGATAACCCGCCCACGGTGGCCAAGGAGTTCATAGGCCAAATAATAGTAATAAATCACCCCACGGCGATAGCCGCGGGCTATACGCCGGTCCTCCATGCGCATACAGTCACAATGGCGACAACATTCGTCGAGCTGATCAGCAAGATAGACCCTAGGACCGGACAGGTCACCGAGGAGAAACCATCCTTCCTCAAGACCGGAGATGGCGCCATCGTGCGGCTTAGGCCCGTAAGGCCGATAGTGATAGAGCCGTTCCAGCAGTTCCCGCAGCTGGGCCGCTTTGCCATAAGGGACATGGGCATCACAGTTGCCGTTGGAGTGGTTAAGGAGGTCACGGAAAAGGGCTAG
- a CDS encoding 30S ribosomal protein S17e produces the protein MGKVRTEVVKRTARDLLSRYPDRFTTDFEENKKAVSQVMIFKTKKLRNKVAGYITSLKKVEAKRAAKAAEAPMEAAPQPAT, from the coding sequence ATGGGAAAGGTCAGGACGGAGGTCGTGAAGAGGACGGCGAGAGATCTCTTGAGCCGATATCCGGATAGGTTCACGACGGATTTCGAGGAGAACAAAAAGGCCGTATCGCAGGTGATGATCTTCAAAACCAAGAAGCTCAGGAATAAGGTCGCGGGTTATATAACGAGTTTGAAGAAGGTGGAGGCGAAGAGGGCGGCGAAAGCGGCCGAGGCCCCGATGGAAGCGGCGCCGCAGCCAGCAACCTGA
- a CDS encoding nucleotidyltransferase domain-containing protein, with protein MRSGHKAEFREIVYERRRWELLERMRREALGIMRPLQSFNLAPIIYGSIARGDVDEGSDLDVFIPNPISSTEVELAVEMAGFRPIRRVLVQATPSYAPKGYLFLEEGVSISFPLVRLRAVEREFYKFAGELDLSDALKGIRRPGVNKELLLIEPREYGHVESPVVGRESYVAGLLGISPRTVMDRVRALGKRSRVGRTGLFIERELGPEENFESALAELEAGNPALRRRLRSPRSI; from the coding sequence ATGCGATCGGGGCATAAAGCGGAGTTCAGGGAGATAGTCTACGAGCGGAGAAGGTGGGAGCTTTTAGAGCGAATGAGGAGGGAGGCCCTAGGGATAATGCGGCCTCTGCAATCCTTCAACTTGGCCCCCATAATTTATGGCAGCATAGCTAGGGGGGATGTCGACGAGGGCAGCGATCTGGACGTCTTCATCCCGAATCCGATTTCTTCCACCGAGGTCGAGCTCGCCGTGGAGATGGCGGGCTTCAGGCCGATTAGGAGGGTTTTGGTGCAGGCGACGCCCTCTTACGCCCCGAAGGGCTATTTATTCCTAGAGGAGGGGGTATCGATCTCCTTCCCGTTGGTGAGGCTCCGGGCTGTGGAGAGGGAGTTTTACAAGTTCGCTGGCGAGCTAGATCTAAGCGATGCGCTTAAAGGCATCAGGAGGCCGGGCGTGAACAAGGAATTGCTCCTGATCGAGCCAAGGGAGTATGGGCATGTGGAAAGCCCAGTGGTCGGCAGGGAATCCTACGTGGCCGGATTGCTCGGGATAAGCCCGAGGACGGTCATGGATAGGGTGAGGGCGCTTGGTAAGCGCAGTAGAGTGGGGAGGACTGGGCTATTCATTGAGAGAGAGCTTGGACCTGAGGAAAATTTTGAGTCTGCGCTAGCGGAGTTGGAGGCGGGGAATCCAGCCCTCAGGAGGAGGCTGAGGAGCCCGCGGTCGATTTAA
- a CDS encoding 30S ribosomal protein S7, whose translation MSKDSKKRAHLDIKLFGKWGFDVVVEDPGLKRYICLEPKFLPHSGGRHEHKKFGKASVNIVERLINNMMRHGRCGGKKAKAMGIVKNALELIHLRTGKNPVEVLVRALENAAPREEVTRVAYGGIVYPIAVDIAPQRRLDLALRHIAEGAREAAFNNFRTIDECLAEEILNAYSGDSRSFAIRRKEEIERIALSSR comes from the coding sequence TTGAGCAAGGATTCGAAAAAGCGGGCACACCTCGATATAAAGCTCTTCGGGAAATGGGGCTTTGATGTAGTGGTAGAGGACCCTGGGCTCAAACGATACATATGCCTCGAGCCCAAATTCCTTCCACATAGCGGCGGTAGGCATGAGCATAAGAAATTTGGGAAAGCCTCAGTGAACATAGTTGAAAGACTCATAAACAATATGATGCGCCATGGTCGATGTGGGGGAAAGAAGGCGAAGGCCATGGGCATAGTGAAAAATGCCTTGGAATTGATTCATCTGAGGACCGGGAAGAACCCCGTGGAGGTCCTCGTTAGAGCTTTGGAAAACGCGGCGCCTAGGGAGGAGGTAACGAGGGTGGCCTACGGCGGGATAGTTTACCCCATAGCGGTGGATATCGCGCCCCAGAGAAGGCTGGACTTGGCCCTTAGGCATATAGCGGAGGGCGCTAGGGAGGCGGCCTTCAACAATTTTAGGACCATAGACGAATGCCTCGCCGAGGAGATACTTAATGCCTATAGCGGGGATAGCAGGAGCTTCGCCATAAGGCGCAAGGAGGAGATCGAGAGGATAGCCCTCTCCAGCAGGTGA
- a CDS encoding TIGR00269 family protein, which produces MNCSICKSSAAIYLRRNEGVALCAGCLIKNLEDKVRRTISKYDMLKPDDRIAIAVSGGKDSLSLLKILSKLTSKFPSCELVAVMVDEGIRGYRDRALSIAKGFCEVLGIPWIATAFKDLYGFTLDEIIASRLGENPCSYCGPLRRRALNHLAEILSADKLALAHNMDDMVQTFLLNLIQGDPERAIRALSPVSPHRQGVAPRIKPLFRIPEKEMALYAYLNGIPIASSACPYGRGAIRNDVRAALNILELKHPGVKYSILKSAQSLGASREPGSGAGSCKICGGPSSGEVCRACAVIDSVWRRDIAVGHLGAPCAGPRPAQARSPPSADAGP; this is translated from the coding sequence ATGAATTGCTCAATTTGCAAGTCCTCCGCAGCGATATACCTTAGGAGGAATGAGGGCGTCGCCCTATGCGCCGGTTGCCTTATCAAGAATTTGGAGGATAAGGTCCGTCGCACGATATCCAAATACGATATGCTAAAACCCGACGATAGGATCGCCATTGCGGTTTCGGGGGGCAAGGATAGCCTATCCCTCCTAAAGATTCTATCGAAGCTTACATCGAAGTTCCCGAGCTGCGAGCTCGTGGCCGTCATGGTGGATGAGGGGATAAGGGGATATAGGGATAGGGCCCTTTCCATCGCCAAGGGTTTTTGCGAGGTTTTAGGCATCCCTTGGATCGCGACCGCATTCAAGGATCTCTATGGCTTCACATTGGATGAGATAATCGCTTCTCGGCTTGGTGAGAATCCCTGCTCCTATTGCGGGCCGCTCAGGCGGAGGGCGTTGAATCACCTAGCGGAGATATTGAGCGCGGATAAGCTGGCCCTCGCGCATAATATGGATGATATGGTGCAGACCTTCCTCCTAAACCTAATCCAAGGGGACCCCGAAAGGGCCATTAGGGCCCTATCGCCCGTTTCCCCTCATCGCCAAGGCGTTGCGCCTAGGATAAAACCCCTCTTCAGGATCCCGGAGAAGGAAATGGCCCTTTACGCCTATCTAAACGGAATCCCGATAGCCAGCTCCGCATGCCCATATGGGAGAGGAGCGATCAGGAACGATGTAAGGGCCGCGCTAAATATTTTGGAGCTAAAGCATCCGGGCGTCAAATACTCGATATTGAAATCTGCACAATCCCTAGGGGCCTCACGCGAACCCGGATCCGGCGCGGGGAGTTGCAAAATATGCGGGGGCCCCTCCTCCGGGGAGGTTTGTAGGGCTTGCGCTGTGATTGACTCAGTTTGGCGGCGGGACATCGCGGTTGGGCATCTCGGTGCCCCGTGCGCCGGCCCTCGCCCGGCTCAGGCCCGCTCCCCTCCGAGCGCCGACGCCGGGCCTTAG
- a CDS encoding TrkH family potassium uptake protein: MSELSRPSFLVDLHFFGLLLAIFSLLPLIPAASCPLLGEADLAPLFLAPAILGSALGYALHRLTPSEELTLYQAMRLSAISWAALPLLAMIPMKLAGGTSWLNAYFEAISGLTATGLSIFADVEALPKSLILWRSLLQWFGGVGVIVLFLSVLARPGMLANRLYLSEARREKIRPSVVGTVRRIWWIYALYTALGIFLFHLSGMPLFDAINHSMTAIATGGFSTRNRSLAFYGSPLVEIIAILMMALGGISFGVHYGLLVRMENPLHNPEVRAMLAILALFVSSILIYLLASSSMGALDAIRFSLFESVSALSGTGFTIAPLYGQTKPYGELMKFLLTILMLIGGGYGSTSSAIKLFRLVLVFKYIRWAFRKELFPSVVFPLRFRDKEIEHEEILEAFRFILLYMCSLAICTAILIAFGFDVGDSLFECASAQGNVGLSVGITSGSLPLIPKLVLIFEMWIGRLEIIPVLVLMRALRDALRRETLPMP; this comes from the coding sequence ATGTCCGAGCTCAGCAGGCCCTCCTTTCTAGTCGATCTGCATTTCTTCGGCCTCCTGCTCGCAATCTTTTCCCTTCTACCCCTCATCCCAGCCGCCTCATGCCCTCTCCTTGGCGAAGCGGATCTAGCCCCCCTCTTCTTGGCCCCAGCGATCTTAGGATCCGCGCTTGGCTACGCCCTCCATAGGCTCACTCCCTCGGAAGAGCTAACCCTATATCAAGCGATGAGGTTATCAGCAATCTCTTGGGCTGCACTGCCCCTTTTGGCAATGATCCCGATGAAATTGGCCGGCGGCACCTCTTGGCTAAATGCATATTTTGAGGCGATATCCGGCCTCACCGCAACGGGCCTCTCCATATTCGCAGACGTTGAGGCCCTGCCGAAATCCCTAATCCTCTGGAGGAGCCTATTGCAATGGTTCGGCGGGGTGGGAGTCATAGTTCTTTTCCTATCGGTTCTCGCGAGGCCTGGCATGTTGGCGAATAGGCTCTATCTCTCGGAAGCCCGAAGGGAGAAGATCAGGCCGAGCGTGGTGGGGACCGTCCGGAGGATTTGGTGGATATACGCCCTCTATACGGCGCTTGGGATATTTTTATTCCACTTATCCGGAATGCCCCTATTCGACGCCATAAATCATTCCATGACGGCCATAGCGACTGGTGGGTTCTCTACGAGGAATCGCAGTTTGGCATTCTATGGAAGCCCGCTCGTGGAGATCATTGCCATATTGATGATGGCCCTTGGGGGGATCAGCTTCGGCGTCCATTATGGGTTGCTCGTTAGGATGGAAAATCCCCTTCATAATCCTGAAGTCAGGGCAATGTTGGCCATATTGGCGCTCTTCGTTTCCTCGATCTTGATATATCTCCTAGCATCGTCCTCCATGGGAGCCTTGGACGCCATTAGGTTCAGCCTCTTCGAAAGCGTTTCCGCCCTATCGGGAACAGGCTTCACTATCGCACCGCTCTATGGACAAACCAAGCCTTATGGCGAGCTCATGAAATTCCTCTTAACAATCCTCATGCTCATCGGAGGAGGCTATGGCTCCACCTCCAGCGCCATAAAGTTGTTCAGGCTTGTATTGGTGTTCAAATACATCCGGTGGGCCTTCAGGAAGGAGTTGTTCCCCTCCGTGGTATTTCCCCTTAGGTTTAGGGATAAGGAGATAGAGCATGAGGAAATACTCGAAGCATTCAGGTTCATCCTTCTCTACATGTGCTCCCTAGCGATCTGCACAGCGATCCTGATCGCTTTCGGGTTTGATGTTGGAGACTCTCTTTTCGAATGCGCATCCGCCCAAGGGAACGTGGGCCTATCGGTTGGGATAACCTCCGGATCCCTTCCCCTCATCCCCAAACTTGTATTGATATTCGAGATGTGGATTGGGAGGTTGGAGATAATCCCGGTATTGGTGCTTATGAGGGCCCTCCGGGACGCCCTTCGGAGGGAAACCCTCCCGATGCCCTAA
- a CDS encoding MarR family transcriptional regulator produces the protein MRLSRIFGSRAQVKVLEYMLENRGKVFNQASLAKSLNLSPSTISRVAGELAREGIVLEERLDGRMKIFCLNEENEKVKLMLDFYEKMKALGGVMLEGIHNSADEG, from the coding sequence TTGAGGCTATCGCGGATATTCGGGTCCAGGGCGCAAGTCAAGGTCTTGGAATATATGCTCGAGAACAGAGGGAAGGTTTTCAATCAAGCATCGTTGGCCAAATCGTTGAACCTCTCGCCCTCGACAATTTCTAGGGTGGCCGGGGAGCTGGCGAGGGAGGGCATAGTATTGGAGGAGAGGTTGGACGGGAGGATGAAGATCTTTTGCCTTAATGAGGAGAATGAGAAGGTAAAACTAATGCTGGATTTCTACGAAAAGATGAAGGCCCTTGGGGGAGTGATGCTTGAAGGTATCCATAATAGTGCCGACGAAGGATGA
- the rpsJ gene encoding 30S ribosomal protein S10, which translates to MVEKARIRLSSTKPSDLNQICEEIKKIAEKTGVRLRGPIPLPTKRLVVPTRKSPCGEGTHTWDKWEMRIHKRLIDVDPNERFLKRLMRVRTPEDVYIEIELV; encoded by the coding sequence GTGGTCGAGAAGGCGAGGATAAGGCTATCAAGCACCAAACCTAGCGACCTTAACCAGATATGCGAGGAGATAAAAAAGATAGCCGAAAAGACTGGCGTAAGGTTGAGGGGGCCAATTCCGCTGCCCACGAAGCGCTTAGTCGTGCCAACTAGAAAATCCCCTTGCGGCGAGGGCACTCATACTTGGGACAAATGGGAGATGCGGATTCATAAGAGGTTGATAGACGTGGACCCGAACGAGAGGTTCCTGAAGAGGCTGATGCGCGTCAGGACACCCGAGGATGTCTATATAGAAATAGAGCTCGTGTGA
- a CDS encoding glycosyltransferase, whose product MKVSIIVPTKDEPNAGRLVKRIHEILNGMDHEVIIVDKSAAPPKIEGALMIRQKSDGLGMAILEGLECASGEVIVTMDGDLSHDPKHLPQMLRKIPDYDIVVGSRFIAGGKSHDTAFRKLVSQAFRILAKVILGIGVEDPLSGFSAMRREVIQALTLNPMGYKIVTEILYKAKRKGFRAIEVPIEFRKREMGKSKAGIGEAARTLALMLKLRLGLQ is encoded by the coding sequence TTGAAGGTATCCATAATAGTGCCGACGAAGGATGAGCCAAACGCCGGGAGATTGGTCAAGAGAATCCACGAAATCCTGAACGGAATGGACCACGAGGTAATAATCGTGGACAAGAGCGCGGCTCCGCCAAAGATTGAGGGCGCTTTGATGATAAGGCAGAAATCCGATGGCCTCGGAATGGCAATCTTGGAGGGCCTAGAATGCGCGAGCGGCGAGGTCATAGTCACGATGGACGGGGATCTCTCCCATGACCCGAAGCACCTGCCCCAAATGCTGCGCAAAATCCCGGACTACGATATAGTAGTTGGCTCGAGGTTCATAGCCGGGGGCAAATCCCATGATACTGCGTTTAGGAAACTCGTTAGCCAAGCCTTCAGGATATTGGCGAAGGTGATATTGGGCATTGGCGTCGAGGATCCCCTATCGGGCTTCTCTGCGATGAGGCGCGAAGTCATCCAAGCGCTTACGTTGAACCCGATGGGCTATAAGATAGTCACCGAGATATTATACAAGGCGAAGCGAAAGGGCTTCAGGGCGATCGAGGTCCCGATAGAGTTCAGGAAAAGGGAGATGGGAAAATCCAAGGCCGGGATCGGTGAAGCCGCTAGGACCTTGGCCCTTATGCTCAAGCTCAGGTTGGGCCTTCAGTAG
- a CDS encoding site-2 protease family protein — MELDPIQSLAAYSIGWLVLFALSRILRLKEKGISVGPFYLSYKTKAFNGLLEAISRKGDKFWRAFFNSGAALGIGMMTFIIYRLAMNAGLLAHRAEGADRVAILVPGITVGFESLPYLLLAIAVLVVTHEASHGIASLLEGIKPKSVGAFLAFVIPGAFVELDEKELSRLSWRPKLRIFAAGSSANICLALIFLILLSNFPATIYPIYSTQPSGVLITGIVEGGPAEEAGIRSWDVIFSINGTRIWDPSALRSYLSVTKPGSVLIATTDRGDFPIVTKAHPLNSSRATIGIYPFPFFEPKAPFAPKELPYRLLIAENWLFMVLLNVAMINMLPMYPLDGDKYLDALLDAMGIKRRREMRMIASILCAGLLLVNLTLSYMNFGLFKF; from the coding sequence ATGGAGCTCGACCCGATCCAATCCCTAGCGGCCTACTCGATCGGTTGGTTGGTGCTCTTCGCGCTCTCGCGCATTTTGAGGCTCAAAGAGAAGGGGATATCCGTGGGCCCTTTCTATTTATCCTATAAGACCAAGGCATTCAACGGCCTTCTGGAGGCCATCTCGAGGAAGGGGGACAAGTTCTGGAGGGCCTTCTTCAACTCAGGCGCGGCCCTCGGGATTGGCATGATGACATTCATAATCTATCGCTTAGCGATGAACGCCGGACTTTTGGCACATCGCGCCGAGGGTGCCGATAGGGTCGCAATACTCGTCCCGGGAATCACCGTTGGTTTCGAGAGCTTGCCCTACTTGTTATTGGCGATCGCAGTCCTTGTGGTAACCCATGAGGCATCGCATGGGATCGCCAGCCTTTTGGAGGGGATCAAACCAAAATCGGTGGGCGCTTTCTTGGCCTTCGTTATACCTGGTGCGTTCGTGGAGCTCGATGAAAAGGAGCTGAGCCGCTTAAGCTGGCGCCCCAAGCTCAGGATATTCGCCGCTGGATCTTCGGCCAACATATGCTTGGCCCTTATATTCCTGATCCTATTATCGAACTTCCCCGCCACGATCTATCCCATATACTCAACCCAACCATCGGGGGTCTTGATAACGGGAATCGTGGAGGGGGGACCGGCGGAGGAGGCCGGGATTAGGAGCTGGGATGTGATATTCTCAATAAACGGCACAAGGATTTGGGATCCCAGCGCGCTGAGGTCCTATTTATCCGTGACGAAGCCAGGATCGGTTCTGATTGCAACGACTGATAGGGGGGACTTTCCAATCGTAACCAAGGCCCATCCGCTCAACTCGAGCCGGGCGACCATTGGCATTTACCCATTCCCATTCTTCGAGCCGAAAGCTCCCTTTGCCCCAAAGGAGCTCCCCTATCGGCTCTTGATCGCCGAGAATTGGCTCTTTATGGTCCTCCTGAACGTTGCCATGATCAACATGCTGCCCATGTACCCCCTAGATGGGGATAAGTATTTGGACGCACTTCTCGACGCCATGGGCATCAAGAGGAGGAGGGAGATGAGAATGATCGCGAGCATCCTATGCGCGGGCCTGCTACTCGTGAACTTGACACTTTCCTACATGAACTTTGGGCTCTTCAAGTTCTAA